The following coding sequences are from one Pseudomonadota bacterium window:
- a CDS encoding ABC transporter substrate-binding protein codes for MKKRFKLLLPATILLLSAALSACEPAVNPAKPLRLAYPNKIQYLPMMLSYAESGRKAVNQVSAFSPVIGSGGIDAAEALLAGEAEVGAMGDVPALILLSRSDRFQVICAFMQSPTMHRLVGSSARGVRSLNDLAGKRLALQLGSSTHGALLGFFAERGLQVNGILLISMSPNNFTEAMLSGAVDAVAASEPWPQNLLDRVPGAMPLATLTISGNHFPHVLIAERRLLDSRRPELRRLLQQLAASMVYIAQQPQAAAVSAARFTGRTAAAEAQACKELIFALDFSPAVSSALHQTAVFLREQKKINQLPGAESLRPIKDLQP; via the coding sequence ATGAAAAAACGCTTCAAGTTACTGCTTCCGGCCACAATTTTGCTGCTGTCGGCAGCACTGTCGGCTTGTGAACCGGCCGTGAACCCCGCCAAGCCGCTGCGCCTTGCCTATCCCAACAAGATTCAGTATCTGCCGATGATGCTCAGTTACGCCGAAAGCGGTCGGAAAGCCGTGAATCAGGTTTCGGCTTTCAGCCCGGTAATCGGCAGCGGCGGCATCGACGCGGCCGAAGCCCTGTTGGCCGGGGAGGCCGAAGTCGGAGCCATGGGCGATGTCCCGGCCCTGATTCTGCTCAGCCGCAGCGATCGTTTTCAGGTCATCTGCGCCTTCATGCAAAGCCCGACCATGCATCGACTGGTGGGTTCGAGCGCGCGCGGGGTCAGGAGTCTCAACGATCTTGCCGGCAAACGCCTGGCGCTGCAGCTGGGTTCCAGCACGCACGGCGCCCTGCTCGGTTTTTTTGCGGAAAGGGGTCTGCAGGTAAACGGGATACTGTTGATCTCTATGTCTCCGAACAATTTCACGGAAGCCATGCTCAGCGGCGCGGTCGACGCCGTCGCCGCTTCCGAGCCCTGGCCCCAGAACCTTCTCGACCGGGTTCCGGGCGCCATGCCACTGGCCACGCTGACCATCAGCGGCAACCATTTCCCTCACGTCCTGATCGCCGAGCGCCGGCTGCTTGACTCGCGCCGACCGGAGCTACGTCGACTCCTGCAACAACTAGCTGCAAGCATGGTTTACATCGCTCAGCAACCACAAGCTGCCGCCGTCAGCGCGGCCCGTTTTACCGGGCGGACGGCGGCAGCGGAAGCCCAGGCCTGTAAGGAACTTATTTTCGCCCTTGATTTTTCCCCGGCCGTCAGCAGCGCCCTGCACCAGACCGCGGTATTCCTGCGGGAGCAGAAAAAAATTAACCAACTTCCGGGGGCGGAATCCCTGCGGCCGATCAAGGACCTGCAACCATGA
- a CDS encoding ABC transporter permease subunit, which translates to MLSFAKRYPARGAAALLLLLIWYSVAFYVRLARQAEFPLPQETATAFLRLLANQDKILDHSLYAHLGASLERWFMGYTAGVAWGLGLGLAGAMLPGMGRTLAPLISVIHLIPGLAWIPIAILLVGINQRTAILLISLTAMPPVVLSLQQGLKATPEEFIMLSRMCGEGPGRRFFKVQLPAALPHLITGLRLALANSWRVVVASEMVVGTGLGLGYTIMQSRWTLDYTTAFICIGLIVVCGLLAEHGFFGMLEKVTLRRWGMSR; encoded by the coding sequence ATGCTCTCTTTCGCTAAAAGGTACCCCGCACGCGGCGCGGCGGCGCTGTTGCTGCTGTTAATCTGGTACTCCGTCGCCTTCTATGTGCGCCTCGCCCGCCAGGCGGAATTTCCCCTGCCTCAGGAAACCGCGACCGCATTTCTCCGGCTCCTCGCCAACCAGGATAAAATTCTGGATCACTCCCTCTATGCCCACCTTGGAGCCAGTCTCGAACGCTGGTTCATGGGCTACACCGCCGGGGTGGCCTGGGGTCTCGGACTCGGCCTGGCCGGCGCCATGCTGCCCGGAATGGGTCGTACCCTGGCCCCGTTGATCTCGGTTATTCACCTGATTCCGGGCCTGGCCTGGATTCCCATCGCCATCCTGCTGGTCGGCATCAACCAGCGAACCGCTATTTTACTCATTAGCCTGACCGCCATGCCGCCGGTGGTCTTAAGTCTGCAGCAGGGCCTGAAAGCCACGCCGGAGGAATTCATCATGCTCTCCCGCATGTGCGGCGAAGGCCCCGGACGACGGTTTTTCAAGGTCCAGCTGCCGGCCGCCCTACCCCACCTGATCACCGGGCTGCGGCTGGCCCTGGCCAACAGCTGGCGAGTGGTGGTCGCCTCGGAAATGGTGGTCGGCACCGGCCTGGGACTGGGCTATACGATCATGCAGTCGCGCTGGACGCTCGATTACACGACGGCCTTTATCTGCATCGGCCTGATCGTGGTTTGCGGCCTGCTGGCGGAGCATGGATTTTTCGGGATGCTGGAAAAGGTCACGCTGCGACGCTGGGGCATGAGCCGATGA
- a CDS encoding ABC transporter ATP-binding protein — protein sequence MKRGEVVLEHVSHAYPGSDGAVSVIDNLHVTIAPGELFCVLGPSGCGKTTLLKLIAGFAKPTGGRILVSGEKVTGPGPERALVFQQPQLFPWLTVAANIERGLRRRFHQTAPRRKKLVELLDLIGLEAFADHYPHQLSGGMQQRVALARALALEPEVLLLDEPFTALDQLIRERLQDELLRLNRELGRTMLFVTHNTQEAAYLGNRIMVLSQGPARVTRLLRIPLPHPRRRGDEKLWRLERELYLHCGCCSETPDLYLIPANSSEGQSP from the coding sequence ATGAAGCGCGGCGAGGTTGTCCTCGAACATGTGTCCCACGCTTATCCCGGAAGCGACGGCGCGGTATCGGTTATCGATAACCTTCACGTCACGATCGCACCGGGAGAGCTGTTCTGTGTTCTCGGGCCCAGCGGCTGCGGCAAGACCACCCTGCTCAAGCTTATCGCCGGCTTTGCAAAACCGACCGGCGGCCGCATTCTGGTCTCCGGCGAAAAGGTCACGGGACCGGGACCGGAACGGGCGCTGGTTTTTCAGCAACCCCAGCTGTTCCCCTGGTTGACGGTCGCCGCCAATATCGAGCGGGGCCTGCGCCGCCGTTTCCACCAAACCGCGCCCCGGCGGAAAAAGCTGGTCGAACTGCTCGACCTGATCGGCCTGGAAGCTTTTGCCGACCATTATCCCCATCAGTTATCGGGAGGCATGCAGCAACGCGTGGCCCTGGCCCGGGCCCTGGCCCTGGAACCGGAGGTTCTCCTGCTGGATGAGCCCTTCACCGCCCTGGATCAGCTGATCCGGGAACGCCTTCAGGATGAACTGTTACGCCTCAACCGGGAACTTGGCCGCACTATGCTTTTTGTTACCCACAACACTCAGGAAGCCGCCTATCTCGGAAACCGAATCATGGTTTTATCACAGGGACCGGCCCGCGTCACCCGCCTGCTGCGCATTCCCCTGCCTCATCCCCGTCGGCGCGGCGATGAAAAGCTCTGGCGCCTTGAGCGCGAGCTGTACCTCCATTGCGGCTGCTGCAGCGAAACTCCGGATCTGTATCTGATTCCGGCAAATTCCTCGGAAGGACAAAGTCCATGA